In Ischnura elegans chromosome 9, ioIscEleg1.1, whole genome shotgun sequence, the following proteins share a genomic window:
- the LOC124165879 gene encoding uncharacterized protein LOC124165879 isoform X1: MKLTTEQKRILLEFVEGNDAIAKNRLNIKFTAEDSKAMWMDITEKLNACNGPKKNWKGWRKSWSDIKTFTKAKAAAYMKEGRKSGIGSPKEPEPNSFHKRVIALIGHNAISGHSDIQESPIIGAYESQETPMQVSITTDSQTNVQMPNNPGSSNTIAEPYLQPLPSTSFTQHRKHPLPPTSASHSHSQPTPPSSLMQSSFESEFRISASIPNLQPIPCTSTTNFHAHTMPSSSVIENKACSIPSLQPILQPAPTTVNPTGQQMTSDTQNVNRGTISHTSTRKKTGQTSQEKTVKERDESFLEMQQQVLKLKEKKIMILERNLEAKEAMRKEMMKIEKEKLKIKKRKLNELILIRKCLQKNNRT, translated from the exons atgaaattgacTACGGAGCAGAAGAGAATACTCCTAGAATTTGTGGAAG GAAATGATGCTATAGCAAAGAATAGACTGAACATTAAATTCACCGCGGAAGACTCCAAAGCTATGTGGATGGACATAACCGAAAAGCTAAATGCATGTAATGGaccaaaaaaaaattggaaaggttGGAGGAAA AGCTGGTCGGATATAAAAACATTTACTAAAGCAAAGGCAGCTGCCTATATGAAAGAGGGTAGGAAGTCTGGGATAGGGAGCCCCAAGGAACCAGAGCCGAATTCTTTCCATAAAAGAGTAATAGCCCTAATTGGACATAATGCCATTAGCGGCCACAGTGATATTCAGGAATCACCCATAATAGGAGCTTATGAG TCACAGGAAACTCCAATGCAGGTGTCAATAACCACAGACTCCCAAACGAATGTGCAAATGCCCAACAATCCAGGATCATCCAATACTATTGCAGAACCTTACTTACAACCATTGCCATCCACTTCCTTTACCCAACATAGAAAACACCCATTGCCACCCACATCTGCCAGCCATTCGCACTCACAGCCAACACCCCCTTCCTCTCTCATGCAATCCTCTTTTGAGTCTGAATTTCGCATTTCTGCCTCTATCCCAAACTTGCAGCCAATACCATGCACCTCTACCACCAACTTTCATGCACACACTATGCCATCCTCCTCTGTCATAGAAAACAAGGCTTGTTCCATACCCTCTCTGCAACCAATTTTACAGCCAGCTCCCACAACTGTAAACCCAACCGGCCAACAGATGACCTCTGATACCCAAAATGTCAATAGAGGTACCATATCCCACACATCCACTAGAAAAA AAACTGGACAAACTTCACAAGAAAAGACAGTAAAAGAAAGGGATGAGTCATTTTTGGAAATGCAGCAACAGGTgctaaaattaaaggaaaaaaaaataatgatattggaAAGAAACCTGGAGGCAAAGGAGGCTATGAGGAAGGAGATGATGAAGatagagaaggaaaaattgaaaattaagaaaagaaaactcaatgaattaattttaatccgGAAATGCCTCcagaaaaataatagaacataa
- the LOC124165879 gene encoding uncharacterized protein LOC124165879 isoform X2 produces MKLTTEQKRILLEFVEGNDAIAKNRLNIKFTAEDSKAMWMDITEKLNACNGPKKNWKGWRKSWSDIKTFTKAKAAAYMKEGRKSGIGSPKEPEPNSFHKRVIALIGHNAISGHSDIQESPIIGAYEETPMQVSITTDSQTNVQMPNNPGSSNTIAEPYLQPLPSTSFTQHRKHPLPPTSASHSHSQPTPPSSLMQSSFESEFRISASIPNLQPIPCTSTTNFHAHTMPSSSVIENKACSIPSLQPILQPAPTTVNPTGQQMTSDTQNVNRGTISHTSTRKKTGQTSQEKTVKERDESFLEMQQQVLKLKEKKIMILERNLEAKEAMRKEMMKIEKEKLKIKKRKLNELILIRKCLQKNNRT; encoded by the exons atgaaattgacTACGGAGCAGAAGAGAATACTCCTAGAATTTGTGGAAG GAAATGATGCTATAGCAAAGAATAGACTGAACATTAAATTCACCGCGGAAGACTCCAAAGCTATGTGGATGGACATAACCGAAAAGCTAAATGCATGTAATGGaccaaaaaaaaattggaaaggttGGAGGAAA AGCTGGTCGGATATAAAAACATTTACTAAAGCAAAGGCAGCTGCCTATATGAAAGAGGGTAGGAAGTCTGGGATAGGGAGCCCCAAGGAACCAGAGCCGAATTCTTTCCATAAAAGAGTAATAGCCCTAATTGGACATAATGCCATTAGCGGCCACAGTGATATTCAGGAATCACCCATAATAGGAGCTTATGAG GAAACTCCAATGCAGGTGTCAATAACCACAGACTCCCAAACGAATGTGCAAATGCCCAACAATCCAGGATCATCCAATACTATTGCAGAACCTTACTTACAACCATTGCCATCCACTTCCTTTACCCAACATAGAAAACACCCATTGCCACCCACATCTGCCAGCCATTCGCACTCACAGCCAACACCCCCTTCCTCTCTCATGCAATCCTCTTTTGAGTCTGAATTTCGCATTTCTGCCTCTATCCCAAACTTGCAGCCAATACCATGCACCTCTACCACCAACTTTCATGCACACACTATGCCATCCTCCTCTGTCATAGAAAACAAGGCTTGTTCCATACCCTCTCTGCAACCAATTTTACAGCCAGCTCCCACAACTGTAAACCCAACCGGCCAACAGATGACCTCTGATACCCAAAATGTCAATAGAGGTACCATATCCCACACATCCACTAGAAAAA AAACTGGACAAACTTCACAAGAAAAGACAGTAAAAGAAAGGGATGAGTCATTTTTGGAAATGCAGCAACAGGTgctaaaattaaaggaaaaaaaaataatgatattggaAAGAAACCTGGAGGCAAAGGAGGCTATGAGGAAGGAGATGATGAAGatagagaaggaaaaattgaaaattaagaaaagaaaactcaatgaattaattttaatccgGAAATGCCTCcagaaaaataatagaacataa
- the LOC124165879 gene encoding uncharacterized protein PB18E9.04c-like isoform X3, translating to MWMDITEKLNACNGPKKNWKGWRKSWSDIKTFTKAKAAAYMKEGRKSGIGSPKEPEPNSFHKRVIALIGHNAISGHSDIQESPIIGAYESQETPMQVSITTDSQTNVQMPNNPGSSNTIAEPYLQPLPSTSFTQHRKHPLPPTSASHSHSQPTPPSSLMQSSFESEFRISASIPNLQPIPCTSTTNFHAHTMPSSSVIENKACSIPSLQPILQPAPTTVNPTGQQMTSDTQNVNRGTISHTSTRKKTGQTSQEKTVKERDESFLEMQQQVLKLKEKKIMILERNLEAKEAMRKEMMKIEKEKLKIKKRKLNELILIRKCLQKNNRT from the exons ATGTGGATGGACATAACCGAAAAGCTAAATGCATGTAATGGaccaaaaaaaaattggaaaggttGGAGGAAA AGCTGGTCGGATATAAAAACATTTACTAAAGCAAAGGCAGCTGCCTATATGAAAGAGGGTAGGAAGTCTGGGATAGGGAGCCCCAAGGAACCAGAGCCGAATTCTTTCCATAAAAGAGTAATAGCCCTAATTGGACATAATGCCATTAGCGGCCACAGTGATATTCAGGAATCACCCATAATAGGAGCTTATGAG TCACAGGAAACTCCAATGCAGGTGTCAATAACCACAGACTCCCAAACGAATGTGCAAATGCCCAACAATCCAGGATCATCCAATACTATTGCAGAACCTTACTTACAACCATTGCCATCCACTTCCTTTACCCAACATAGAAAACACCCATTGCCACCCACATCTGCCAGCCATTCGCACTCACAGCCAACACCCCCTTCCTCTCTCATGCAATCCTCTTTTGAGTCTGAATTTCGCATTTCTGCCTCTATCCCAAACTTGCAGCCAATACCATGCACCTCTACCACCAACTTTCATGCACACACTATGCCATCCTCCTCTGTCATAGAAAACAAGGCTTGTTCCATACCCTCTCTGCAACCAATTTTACAGCCAGCTCCCACAACTGTAAACCCAACCGGCCAACAGATGACCTCTGATACCCAAAATGTCAATAGAGGTACCATATCCCACACATCCACTAGAAAAA AAACTGGACAAACTTCACAAGAAAAGACAGTAAAAGAAAGGGATGAGTCATTTTTGGAAATGCAGCAACAGGTgctaaaattaaaggaaaaaaaaataatgatattggaAAGAAACCTGGAGGCAAAGGAGGCTATGAGGAAGGAGATGATGAAGatagagaaggaaaaattgaaaattaagaaaagaaaactcaatgaattaattttaatccgGAAATGCCTCcagaaaaataatagaacataa